Proteins from one Kazachstania africana CBS 2517 chromosome 1, complete genome genomic window:
- the KAFR0A06800 gene encoding putative lipase (similar to Saccharomyces cerevisiae YDL109C and ROG1 (YGL144C); ancestral locus Anc_2.330) yields the protein MEKTTHSNKKDKILWHSKSRIQIAQIERFIIKYSGELPVWLKVKNVSKFKFRAGYLGGPFNVYCDVVTKKYKQSEKVEDTSDIPQFKSIIQPQDKFIIQLSQGGTSDSFLWIVNVMSEMLFNTDSHVSFEVSLGTCKSILKNKYLHHTNIENSEPNLSVEILNTQDIWGLHKSTNNTDTHLVVLTHGLHSNVTADMSYLMEQIYQHCSKDDNIVVEGFNGNVCQTEKGVKYLGYRLAEHIVTNLYTDSITKISFIGHSLGGLIQTFAMEYIFTKYPWFFEKVQPINFITLAAPLLGLHTVNNPAYVKYALSKGLVGKTGKDLSLHKDTLNDNQSLLYLMSGAPLPKILLKFQRRTLYANAINDGIVPLYTSSLLFLDYDDILEKLKSRKERLPSASIINSVTSILVPASPKETFLSDPELREDSIIHDRVYSEDHIDAIVERYSDTVLKSFYSSSKPNLQEVIARRWHHNGISWRKVIVATSGDAHNNIMVRRKFTNAYGWPVIDHLIQNHFKDNDESILPSISLSDKQLGEVDFVEPNKLFSWITRIEDPKIYKEGMLTVASGIFQRTMTPKKLESKEV from the coding sequence atgGAAAAGACAACACATTCAAACaagaaagataaaatattatggCACTCAAAGTCTCGCATTCAAATAGCCCAGATTGAAAGGTTTATCATAAAATATAGCGGCGAATTGCCGGTATGGTTAAAAGTCAAAAATGTCTCCAAATTTAAGTTTAGAGCAGGATATTTGGGAGGACCCTTCAATGTATACTGTGACGTAGttacaaagaaatataaacAGTCCGAAAAAGTGGAAGATACTTCTGATATACCGCAGTTTAAATCCATTATTCAACCAcaagataaatttattatacaaTTAAGCCAAGGGGGCACATCGgattcttttctttggatTGTTAATGTAATGAGTGAGATGCTATTCAATACAGATAGTCATGTCTCTTTTGAAGTGTCGTTAGGTACTTGTAAGAGCATTttaaagaacaaatatttACATCATACGAATATCGAAAATTCAGAGCCTAATCTTTCCGTTGAAATCTTGAATACACAAGATATTTGGGGCCTTCATAAATCGACTAACAATACTGATACACATCTTGTCGTCTTAACGCATGGTTTGCATTCAAATGTGACTGCTGATATGTCATATCTGATGGAACAGATTTATCAACACTGCAGTAAAGATGATAATATAGTCGTAGAAGGCTTTAATGGTAACGTTTGCCAAACGGAAAAGGGCGTTAAGTATCTGGGGTACCGCCTGGCAGAACATATTGTCACAAATTTATACACTGATTCCATAACTAAAATATCCTTTATAGGGCATTCACTCGGTGGCTTAATTCAAACATTCGCAATGGAATATATCTTTACAAAGTATCCATGGTTTTTTGAGAAAGTCCAACcgatcaattttatcactTTGGCCGCACCTTTACTGGGACTCCATACCGTTAATAATCCTGCATACGTGAAATATGCCTTGTCAAAAGGACTTGTTGGTAAGACAGGTAAAGATCTGAGCTTGCATAAAGATACATTGAATGATAACCAATctttattatatttgatgTCTGGTGCACCGCTTCCCAAGATATTACTCAAATTCCAAAGAAGGACCTTATATGCTAATGCAATTAATGATGGAATTGTACCACTCTACACGTCCTCATTACTATTCCTTGACTACGATgatattcttgaaaaacTAAAATCTAGAAAGGAACGATTGCCAAGTGCCTCTATCATAAACTCTGTAACCTCAATTCTAGTACCAGCCTCACCAAAAGAAACGTTTTTATCTGATCCTGAATTAAGAGAGGACTCAATTATTCATGATAGGGTGTATAGCGAAGATCATATTGACGCAATTGTAGAACGATATTCCGACACGGTTCTTAAGTCATTCTACAGTTCCAGTAAGCCAAATTTACAGGAGGTAATAGCGCGTAGATGGCATCATAATGGGATATCTTGGAGAAAAGTTATAGTGGCCACCAGCGGTGACGCACATAATAACATCATGGtgagaagaaaatttacaaatgcATATGGATGGCCTGTCATTGATCACCTGATACAAAACCATTTCAAAGACAACGACGAATCTATATTACCTtctatttcattatcaGATAAACAACTGGGTGAAGTCGACTTTGTCGAACCAAATAAGCTCTTTAGCTGGATTACTAGAATCGAAGACCCgaaaatttacaaagagGGAATGCTGACGGTAGCGAGCGGTATATTCCAGAGAACGATGACCCCTAAGAAACTAGAGTCTAAGGAAGTGTGA
- the TMA17 gene encoding Tma17p (similar to Saccharomyces cerevisiae TMA17 (YDL110C); ancestral locus Anc_2.328), which yields MHSTAGNKKPIQIDEFKAAIKETPLEEIAVIRNEIENSMSHLKNSNARLGAYIDKLKGTYEKTHIHEELGIDDDELDSIDANDLQLFSDSYRENDLVMDNYRQRIDILNEEYTYRTTGKSDTPSSDIKGPASIYL from the coding sequence ATGCATTCTACAGCAGGAAATAAGAAACCTATTCAAATCGACGAATTCAAGGCCGCTATCAAGGAAACTCCACTTGAGGAGATTGCAGTGATAAGAAATGAGATCGAGAATTCCATGAGCCATTTGAAGAACTCAAATGCGAGATTAGGAGCatatattgataaattgaagGGAACATACGAGAAAACACACATTCATGAAGAACTAGGTATCGATGACGATGAACTAGATTCAATTGATGCCAATGATTTACAACTCTTTTCTGATTCCTACAGAGAAAATGACTTAGTTATGGACAACTACCGCCAGAGGATCGAcatattgaatgaagaatATACTTATAGGACCACGGGAAAAAGTGATACTCCATCATCAGATATAAAAGGGCCTGCTTCTATTTATCTATAG